A region from the Wansuia hejianensis genome encodes:
- a CDS encoding lactate utilization protein, producing the protein MSYKKESYRHLGETLIRNFNKRGIDACYCEDSTEAVRKVLELIPEHASVTWGGSMTLSETGLLDALKKGSYELIDRASAKSPEEARALYGRIVCADYFLMSTNAFTTDGELVNIDGNGNRVACLITGPAHVIIVTGMNKVTKTVQEAIDRIRTAATPPNCVRLGLKTPCASTGLCADCQSPESICCQVVVTRRSRQPGRITVVMVGEELGF; encoded by the coding sequence ATGTCTTACAAAAAAGAAAGCTACCGCCACTTAGGAGAAACTCTAATCCGCAATTTTAACAAAAGAGGAATTGACGCCTGCTACTGTGAAGACAGCACTGAAGCAGTCAGAAAAGTCCTTGAGCTGATTCCAGAACACGCTTCTGTCACCTGGGGCGGTTCAATGACCCTGTCTGAAACCGGGCTTTTGGACGCACTAAAAAAAGGCAGCTACGAGCTGATTGACCGTGCTTCTGCGAAGTCTCCCGAAGAAGCCCGCGCCCTCTATGGCAGGATCGTCTGTGCAGACTATTTTCTGATGAGCACTAATGCCTTCACCACCGACGGGGAGCTGGTCAATATCGACGGCAATGGCAACCGTGTGGCTTGCCTGATTACAGGCCCCGCCCATGTCATCATCGTGACTGGCATGAACAAAGTCACAAAGACAGTGCAGGAGGCAATAGACCGCATACGTACAGCCGCTACGCCCCCCAATTGCGTGCGTCTAGGCCTGAAGACGCCCTGCGCGTCCACCGGCTTGTGCGCCGACTGCCAGAGCCCCGAATCCATCTGCTGCCAGGTAGTGGTAACCCGGCGTTCACGCCAGCCGGGCAGAATCACAGTGGTGATGGTAGGAGAAGAGCTTGGATTCTAA
- a CDS encoding CBS domain-containing protein — MNILFFITPKSEVAYIYDDFSLRQTIEKMEYHKYTAIPMLNRRGIYIGTITEGDLLRTVKEQYDLNLHDAEDIPIYKVKRRWRMDPVNINCDIEDLVSISMKQNFVPVVDDEGVFIGIIRRKVIIQYCYEKSGLGVCPLKEKA, encoded by the coding sequence ATGAATATACTTTTTTTTATTACGCCAAAGAGTGAGGTCGCCTATATTTATGATGACTTTTCACTGAGACAGACAATCGAAAAGATGGAATATCATAAATATACGGCAATACCGATGCTGAATCGGAGAGGGATATACATAGGCACAATTACTGAGGGTGACCTGCTCCGGACGGTGAAGGAGCAATATGATCTGAATCTGCATGATGCGGAGGATATTCCGATCTACAAAGTGAAACGCAGATGGAGAATGGATCCGGTGAATATTAACTGTGATATAGAGGATCTGGTGTCCATTTCGATGAAGCAGAATTTTGTGCCTGTGGTAGATGACGAAGGGGTATTCATCGGTATTATCCGACGGAAAGTGATCATTCAGTATTGCTATGAGAAAAGCGGACTCGGGGTCTGCCCGTTGAAGGAGAAGGCCTGA
- a CDS encoding ABC transporter permease — MVENIRLSFQGIWSHKMRSFLTMLGVIIGIASIIAIVSTIEGTNEQIMQNLIGAGNNNVKITLRQGEGEYWMDNGAPAGVSLISQEQRDQILALDDVENASFFNYRSYVDGVTNGKNSLNSGKALGVDLNYLDTCGYVVYAGRGFLETDYTEIRKNVLLDEAAAASLFPDGNALGKTIEVRGEPFTVIGLIKKADNFQPVINSFQDYLTYNQEDYGAMLMPDVCWPIVFSYDEPQNAVVMAKTTEAMTNVGKEAAEIMNVSIANPEGDIKYEAEDLLEKARNQQELSASTNNLLLWVASISLLVGGIGVMNIMLVSVTERTSEIGLKKAVGARKRKILAQFLTESAVLTSCGGMIGVLVGIILSQIIARMSETRAAISVPAIIGSVAFSMLIGIVFGLLPSVKASNLNPIDALRRE; from the coding sequence ATGGTAGAAAATATTCGATTATCTTTTCAGGGGATTTGGTCCCACAAAATGCGCTCCTTTTTGACTATGTTGGGTGTCATAATCGGAATTGCATCGATCATTGCCATTGTATCCACAATTGAAGGTACTAATGAACAGATTATGCAGAATTTGATCGGAGCAGGAAATAATAATGTAAAAATCACTCTGAGGCAAGGCGAGGGGGAGTATTGGATGGATAATGGCGCCCCGGCCGGAGTATCTCTGATCAGCCAGGAACAGAGAGATCAGATCCTGGCTCTCGATGATGTGGAAAATGCTTCATTTTTCAACTACCGCAGCTATGTAGACGGCGTTACCAATGGAAAAAATTCATTGAACAGTGGAAAAGCCCTGGGTGTGGATTTAAATTATCTGGATACCTGTGGCTATGTGGTTTATGCCGGGCGTGGATTCCTGGAGACAGATTATACAGAGATCCGCAAGAACGTTCTCCTGGATGAGGCCGCCGCCGCATCCCTATTCCCGGACGGCAATGCCCTGGGGAAGACAATTGAAGTACGGGGAGAACCGTTCACTGTAATCGGCCTGATCAAAAAAGCGGATAATTTTCAGCCGGTGATCAATTCCTTTCAGGATTATCTGACCTATAACCAGGAAGATTATGGTGCGATGCTGATGCCGGATGTATGCTGGCCGATTGTATTTTCTTATGATGAACCGCAAAACGCGGTGGTCATGGCTAAGACGACAGAAGCGATGACGAATGTAGGGAAAGAAGCTGCTGAGATCATGAATGTTTCCATAGCGAATCCAGAAGGGGACATCAAGTATGAGGCAGAAGATTTGCTTGAAAAAGCCAGAAACCAGCAGGAACTGAGCGCGAGTACCAATAACCTGTTGCTTTGGGTGGCGAGTATTTCATTGCTGGTCGGGGGAATCGGCGTCATGAATATCATGCTGGTTTCTGTAACGGAGAGAACCAGTGAAATAGGACTGAAAAAAGCCGTTGGAGCCAGAAAACGGAAGATCTTGGCTCAATTCCTGACGGAGTCCGCTGTGCTGACCAGCTGTGGAGGAATGATAGGTGTTCTGGTGGGAATTATCCTGTCCCAGATCATCGCCCGGATGTCAGAGACCCGTGCGGCCATCAGCGTGCCGGCTATTATCGGCAGCGTAGCATTCTCCATGCTGATCGGTATCGTATTTGGACTGCTGCCATCTGTTAAGGCATCGAACCTGAATCCGATCGACGCACTGCGGAGAGAATAA
- a CDS encoding CarD family transcriptional regulator, whose protein sequence is MYQVNDVIVYDNRGVYKICGIGSLEFLSKEKSYYTLQSLEDSKAIIYIPTDKQDKLCQLISEEQAVYWLSEIPNIPDRYNSNPKERDKEYSRILQSRDCMQWIEMLKGIRGEKKHRKSNGRNLNVQDESNLRKIEKRISVEFSAALRVSQEEVEERIDKML, encoded by the coding sequence ATGTATCAGGTCAATGATGTAATCGTTTACGATAACCGCGGTGTATATAAGATATGCGGCATCGGCTCTCTGGAATTTCTGTCCAAGGAGAAATCCTACTATACGCTTCAGTCTCTGGAGGATTCCAAAGCAATTATATATATTCCGACAGATAAGCAGGATAAACTGTGCCAGTTGATTTCCGAAGAACAGGCAGTATACTGGCTTTCCGAGATTCCCAATATACCCGACAGATATAACAGCAACCCGAAGGAGAGGGATAAGGAGTACAGCAGGATACTTCAGTCGAGAGACTGTATGCAGTGGATTGAGATGCTGAAGGGGATCCGCGGCGAGAAGAAGCATCGTAAGAGCAACGGAAGGAATCTGAACGTCCAGGATGAATCAAATCTGAGGAAAATAGAGAAACGGATTTCCGTTGAATTCTCCGCAGCATTGAGGGTGTCCCAGGAGGAAGTGGAAGAACGGATAGATAAAATGCTGTAA
- a CDS encoding MBL fold metallo-hydrolase, whose product MIMEKLIVLGTGNASVTHCFNTCFALRHGDEYLLVDAGGGNGILAALEQQQIPLEQIHHIFVTHAHSDHILGMAWMIRMIGTKMNKGTYQGTLSIYCHKELEEAIKTIASLTVQAKICRHFDERIQFHVVEDGTVLDILGSRFTFLDIRSTKAKQTGFSCVTSNGIRVAFPGDEPCPDFLFDIFRDADWMFHEAFCLYEERSRFKPYEKHHSTVRDACELAQSLSIKNLILWHTEDKDIPHRKERYLAEGTPVYAGNLYVPDDGEQFSL is encoded by the coding sequence ATGATCATGGAAAAATTAATTGTACTCGGCACTGGCAATGCCAGTGTCACTCATTGTTTTAATACTTGTTTTGCGCTCCGGCACGGAGATGAATATCTGCTGGTAGATGCGGGAGGCGGAAACGGCATTCTTGCGGCGCTGGAACAGCAGCAGATTCCTTTGGAACAGATCCATCATATTTTCGTAACCCACGCGCACAGCGACCATATTCTGGGTATGGCCTGGATGATCCGGATGATCGGCACGAAGATGAACAAAGGCACTTATCAGGGCACGCTGTCCATCTACTGCCACAAAGAACTGGAAGAGGCCATTAAAACTATTGCCTCGCTGACTGTCCAGGCAAAAATCTGCCGCCACTTTGACGAACGGATCCAGTTCCATGTCGTAGAAGACGGAACTGTTCTGGACATCCTGGGCAGCCGCTTTACTTTCCTGGACATCCGTTCCACTAAGGCAAAGCAGACAGGATTCTCCTGTGTCACCTCCAACGGTATCCGGGTCGCTTTCCCCGGCGACGAACCATGTCCGGATTTTCTCTTTGATATCTTCAGAGACGCGGACTGGATGTTCCACGAGGCCTTCTGCCTCTATGAAGAGCGCAGCCGCTTTAAGCCCTATGAAAAGCATCACAGCACCGTCAGGGACGCCTGCGAGCTGGCACAATCGCTCAGCATTAAGAACCTCATACTCTGGCACACTGAAGACAAAGACATCCCTCACCGCAAGGAACGATACCTTGCTGAGGGCACCCCCGTTTATGCGGGGAACCTCTACGTCCCCGACGACGGGGAACAGTTTTCCCTCTGA